One Buteo buteo chromosome 4, bButBut1.hap1.1, whole genome shotgun sequence DNA segment encodes these proteins:
- the DNMBP gene encoding dynamin-binding protein isoform X1, whose translation MEAGSVVRAVFDFCPSVSEELPLFVGDVIEVLAVVDEFWLLGKKEGVTGQFPSSFVEPVDIPPLKQGEKLFVCTSDFTSQEPGSLSLQRGDLVILGGSLASSWLQGRSSWGSKGFFPSSCVRELCLSVRSRQLSQSALLEVPAYSLGQARALMDLSAQLEEELDFREGDVINIVGVPEPGWFEGELRGHRGIFPEGFVELLTPLRTSGTSVDPEPTGTCDTNGTVEMPPKEEEEEPGSTYGVALYQFQALESKELDFDVGDRIRIIGILEDGWLEGELRGKRGIFPHRFVRLEASEACREKAGAGDPQGGGSCGVTIHQDSESTCSKALPLPGKDGRDKEGGSAAHPEPDAILSHKAGMSEGPLGTDLRQHQAFPSTGHQEPCPKGTADSIPFDRTKTVNGVLPSAHLPPQQGNRPGQANELEPGGTVSASPGNSETHTLPEHDGDSPTVPSQAPYSPRDPCRSQMISSPNSWAASEPQESQSSAQDLDDWVDGQQEKSKPCSSSLGPAQVGLDTWAGSWGECCPLTVPGDSCTDLDSKLTEQLAQFEKSLSSTGSEQDKVSRHFSILDYSSEKDIVRGSPECVPQARQPERRKALRPPPPRPSSLATTPVHTLGGQLPKGRSLSFSVKPSRPAPRPPSSNQRKNVAPVQLQPSTQEQRVEEGREDLTQAGSASPHSILLTRIGEVERDLEAYGKTRAELSLMLEEQQDELVRAETLENLDFCDSNIESLSVELQELREMTLLSSQTPSLETSSAATESPEQRMLEKRSKVIEELLQTERDYIRDLEMCVERIMVPLQQAQMQNIDFEGLFGNIHVVISFSKQLLSTLEASDAIGPVFLAQREELENVYRVYCQNHDEAIALLETYEKDEKMQKLLLDLLDSLRSLYSEWGCTNYINLGSFLIKPVQRVMRYPLLLMELLSATPEAHPDKAPLTAAVLAVKEINVNINEYKRRKDLVLKYRKGDEDSLMEKISKLNFHSIIKKSNRVSSHLKHLTGFAPQLKDEAFEETEKNFRMQERLIKSFIRDLSLYLQHVRESACMKALAAVSMWDLCTEKGSGDLDQFQKVNRLISDQLFSNFKERTERLVSSPLNQLLSMFAGPHKLVQKRFDKLLDFHNCTERAEKLKDKRTLDELQSARNNYEALNAQLLDELPKFLRFAKELFASCVRGYAEAHCDFVRLALEELRPLLSLLKVSGREGNLIAVFQDEHSRVLQQLQGFTFFPESQAAPKKPFERKSVERQSARRQPLVGLPSYLLQSDDIRAALLARYPPDSLFQADRNFNAAQDLDVSLLEGDIVGVIKKKDPMGSQNRWLIDNGVTKGFVYSSFLKPYNPRRSQSDVSVGSHSSNESEHSSSSPQSNTTLTFSPTGAAVTFTQKPLQDLVSPADPYQSPQHPSEMDSPSLPQLGSGDRTAPLEASTVTSQRRYSRPELGCSPGSRNGHPAKAHLRPAPSVEDRDSGLESSESEGNQVYYALYTFKGRNANELSVSANQRLRILQFEDITGNREWWLAEAHGKQGYVPSSYIRKTEYT comes from the exons ATGGAGGCTGGCTCCGTGGTACGAGCAGTCTTTGATTTCTGTCCCAGCGTCTCTGAAGAGCTGCCCCTCTTCGTGGGAGATGTCATCGAGGTACTGGCCGTGGTGGATGAGTTCTGGCTCCTCGGCAAGAAGGAAGGTGTCACAG GGCAGTTTCCTAGCAGCTTTGTGGAACCTGTGGATATTCCCCCTttgaagcagggagaaaaactgTTTGTTTGTACCAGTGACTTCACATCTCAAGAGCCAGGGAGCTTGTCATTGCAGAGAG GAGATCTGGTGATCCTGGGAGGGTCCCTGGCCTCCAGCTGGCTCCAGGGCCGAAGCAGCTGGGGTTCCAAGggctttttcccctcatcaTGTGTGCGGGAGCTGTGCCTTTCAGTTCGGAGCCGTCAGCTGTCCCAGAGCGCTCTCTTGGAGGTGCCTGCCTACTCACTGGGCCAAGCCCGGGCCCTGATGGACCTCTCTGCTCAGCTGGAGGAGGAACTGGACTTCAGGGAAGGGGATGTGATCAACATTGTTGGTGTCCCAGAACCTGGCTGGTTTGAAGGTGAGCTCAGAGGCCACAGGGGCATCTTCCCAGAGGGTTTTGTGGAACTGCTTACTCCTTTGCGAACATCAGGAACCTCAGTGGATCCAGAGCCCACAGGGACTTGTGACACCAATGGGACAGTGGAGATGCCccccaaggaggaggaggaggagccagGGAGCACTTACGGTGTTGCCCTCTATCAGTTCCAAGCCCTGGAGTCCAAGGAACTGGATTTTGATGTGGGTGACAGGATTCGGATCATAGGCATTCTGGAGGATGGCTGGCTGGAGGGGGAGCTGAGGGGGAAACGTGGCATCTTTCCACACAGATTTGTGAGGCTGGAAGCGTCTGAGGCTTGCAGGGAAAAGGCAGGTGCTGGGGATCCCCAAGGTGGAGGCAGCTGTGGAGTGACCATCCATCAAGACTCGGAAAGCACCTGCTCCAAAGCTCTTCCTTTGCCAGGGAAAGATGGCAGGGACAAGGAGGGTGGCTCGGCTGCACACCCTGAGCCTGACGCCATTTTGTCTCACAAGGCAGGGATGTCAGAGGGTCCTCTTGGCACTGACTTGAGACAGCATCAGGCCTTTCCCAGCACAGGACACCAAGAGCCATGTCCCAAAGGCACAGCGGACTCCATCCCCTTTGACCGCACGAAGACGGTCAATGGCGTTCTCCCCTCTGCTCACCTGCCTCCCCAACAGGGCAACAGGCCTGGCCAAGCCAATGAGTTGGAGCCTGGGGGGACTGTTTCAGCCTCCCCAGGAAACTCAGAAACTCACACCCTGCCTGAGCATGATGGAGACAGTCCCACTGTACCCTCGCAGGCACCCTACTCCCCCCGAGATCCTTGCAGGAGCCAGATGATTTCTTCTCCTAACAGTTGGGCAGCATCCGAGCCCCAGGAGAGCCAGAGCAGTGCCCAGGACCTGGATGATTGGGTGGATGGTCAACAGGAGAAGTCCAAACCCTGTTCCTCCAGCTTGGGACCTGCCCAGGTGGGCTTGGACACatgggctgggagctggggggaaTGCTGCCCCCTCACAGTGCCGGGGGACAGCTGCACAGACCTCGACTCCAAACTGACAGAACAGCTGGCACAGTTTGAGAAGAGTCTGTCGAGTACCGGCTCTGAGCAAGACAAGGTCTCCCGCCACTTCTCTATCTTGGACTACAGCTCTGAGAAGGACATTGTCCGTGGGTCTCCTGAGTGTGTCCCCCAAGCCAGGCAGCCAGAGAGGAGGAAGGCCCTGAGGCCACCTCCTCCTCGGCCCAGCAGCCTTGCAACAACCCCTGTGCACACGCTGGGTGGCCAGCTGCCCAAAGGCAGATCTCTGTCCTTCTCGGTCAAGCCCTCCCGGCCTGCGCCCCGGCCTCCTTCAAGCAACCAGCGGAAAAACGTGGCCCCTGTGCAGCTTCAGCCCAGCACTCAGGAGCAGCGGGTGGAGGAGGGACGTGAGGACTTGACACAGGCAGGATCAGCTTCCCCCCACTCCATTCTGCTGACAAGGATTGGAGAGGTAGAGCGAGACCTGGAGGCTTACGGCAAGACCCGCGCTGAGCTAAGCCTgatgctggaggagcagcaggatgAGCTGGTGAGAGCAGAGACCCTGGAAAACCTTGATTTCTGTGACTCCAACATTGAGAGCCTCAGCgtggagctgcaggagctgagaG AGATGACTCTCCTGTCCTCCCAGACACCATCCCTGGAGACCTCCTCGGCTGCCACTGAGAGCCCAGAGCAAAGGATGCTGGAGAAGAGGTCCAAGGTTATTGAGGAACTGCTCCAGACAGAGCGGGACTATATCCGAGACCTGGAGATGTGCGTGGAGAGGATCATGGTGCCCCTGCAACAGGCACAG ATGCAGAACATAGACTTTGAGGGTCTTTTTGGAAACATCCACGTGGTAATTAGCTTCTCCAAGCAGCTGCTGTCCACCTTGGAGGCTTCAGATGCCATCG GGCCAGTGTTCCTGGCACAGCGTGAAGAGCTGGAGAATGTCTACAGGGTGTATTGCCAGAACCATGATGAGGCCATTGCACTGCTGGAAACCTATGAGAAGGATGAGAAGATGCAGAAACTACTCCTGGATCTGCTGGATAGCCTCAG GAGCCTGTACAGTGAGTG GGGCTGCACAAACTACATTAACCTGGGCTCCTTCCTCATCAAGCCGGTGCAAAGGGTGATGAGGTACCCACTGCTGCTGATGGAGCTACTGAGTGCCACACCCGAGGCTCACCCTGACAAGGCACCACTCACAGCTGCTGTCCTCGCAGTCAAAGAAATCAACGTCAACATCAACGAATACAAGCGCCGGAAGGACCTGG TGCTAAAGTACCGGAAAGGGGATGAGGATAGCCTCATGGAGAAGATCTCCAAGCTCAACTTCCACTCTATCATCAAGAAATCCAACCGTGTGAGCAGCCACCTCAAGCATCTCACAGGCTTTGCACCCCAG CTGAAGGATGAAGCCTTtgaagagacagagaagaatTTCCGGATGCAGGAGCGGCTGATCAAGTCCTTTATCCGGGACCTTTCCCTCTACCTGCAGCACGTTCGA GAGTCGGCTTGCATGAAGGCGCTGGCAGCAGTGAGCATGTGGGACCTGTGCACAGAGAAGGGCAGTGGGGACTTGGACCAGTTCCAGAAAGTGAATCGGCTCATCAGTGACCAGCTCTTCTCCAACTTC AAAGAACGAACGGAGCGACTGGTGAGCTCGCCCCTGAACCAGCTGCTGAGCATGTTTGCAGGGCCCCACAAGCTGGTGCAGAAACGCTTTGACAAGCTCCTCGACTTCCACAACTGCACAGAGCGAGCGGAGAAGCTGAAGGACAAGCGAACGCTGGACGAGCTGCAGTCAGCCCGCAACAACTACGAGGCCCTCAATGCCCAGCTGCTGGACGAGCTGCCCAAGTTCCTGCGCTTTGCCAAGGAGCTGTTTGCCAGCTGTGTGCGGGGCTATGCCGAGGCACACTGCGACTTTGTGCGCCTGGCCCTGGAGGAGCTGAGACCCCTGTTGTCG TTGCTGAAGGTGTCGGGCAGGGAGGGGAACCTCATTGCCGTCTTCCAGGATGAGCACAGTCGagtcctccagcagctccagggctTCACCTTCTTCCCAGAGTCCCAGGCAGCTCCCAAGAAGCCTTTTGAAAGGAAGAGTGTGGAGCGGCAGTCCGCCCGGCGGCAGCCCCTTGTTGGCTTG CCTAGCTACCTCCTGCAGTCAGATGACATTCGAGCTGCCCTCCTGGCCCGCTATCCCCCAGACAGTCTCTTCCAGGCAGACCGCAATTTCAATGCTGCCCAAGACCTGGATGTCTCACTGCTGGAAGGAGACATTGTGGGTGTCATCAAGAAGAAGGACCCCATGGGCAGCCAGAATCGCTGGCTCATAGACAACGGGG tgaCCAAGGGCTTTGTGTACAGCTCCTTTCTGAAGCCCTACAACCCACGCCGTAGCCAGTCAGATGTCTCTGTGGGCAGCCACTCTTCTAACGAGTCggagcacagcagctcctctccccaaaGCAACACCACGCTGACCTTCAGTCCCACCGGGGCGGCTGTCACCTTCACTCAGAAACCCCTGCAGGACTTGGTCTCCCCAGCAGACCCATACCAGTCCCCGCAGCACCCCTCAGAGATGGactctccctctctgccccagCTTGGCTCTGGTGACAGGACAGCCCCGCTGGAGGCTAGTACAGTGACGTCTCAGCGCCGCTACAGCCGCCCCgagctgggctgcagccctggctctCGCAATGGGCACCCTGCCAAAGCGCATCTCAGGCCTGCGCCCTCGGTGGAGGACAGAGACTCTGGGCTGGAGAGCAGTGAGTCAGAGGGCAACCAG GTCTATTACGCTCTCTACACTTTCAAAGGCCGCAACGCCAACGAGCTGAGTGTGTCAGCTAACCAGAGACTCAGGATCCTGCAGTTTGAGGACATCACGGGCAATCGGGAGTGGTGGCTGGCCGAGGCGCACGGGAAGCAGGGCTATGTGCCCTCCAGTTACATCCGGAAGACAGAGTACACGTGA
- the DNMBP gene encoding dynamin-binding protein isoform X2 has product MEAGSVVRAVFDFCPSVSEELPLFVGDVIEVLAVVDEFWLLGKKEGVTGQFPSSFVEPVDIPPLKQGEKLFVCTSDFTSQEPGSLSLQRGDLVILGGSLASSWLQGRSSWGSKGFFPSSCVRELCLSVRSRQLSQSALLEVPAYSLGQARALMDLSAQLEEELDFREGDVINIVGVPEPGWFEGELRGHRGIFPEGFVELLTPLRTSGTSVDPEPTGTCDTNGTVEMPPKEEEEEPGSTYGVALYQFQALESKELDFDVGDRIRIIGILEDGWLEGELRGKRGIFPHRFVRLEASEACREKAGAGDPQGGGSCGVTIHQDSESTCSKALPLPGKDGRDKEGGSAAHPEPDAILSHKAGMSEGPLGTDLRQHQAFPSTGHQEPCPKGTADSIPFDRTKTVNGVLPSAHLPPQQGNRPGQANELEPGGTVSASPGNSETHTLPEHDGDSPTVPSQAPYSPRDPCRSQMISSPNSWAASEPQESQSSAQDLDDWVDGQQEKSKPCSSSLGPAQVGLDTWAGSWGECCPLTVPGDSCTDLDSKLTEQLAQFEKSLSSTGSEQDKVSRHFSILDYSSEKDIVRGSPECVPQARQPERRKALRPPPPRPSSLATTPVHTLGGQLPKGRSLSFSVKPSRPAPRPPSSNQRKNVAPVQLQPSTQEQRVEEGREDLTQAGSASPHSILLTRIGEVERDLEAYGKTRAELSLMLEEQQDELVRAETLENLDFCDSNIESLSVELQELREMTLLSSQTPSLETSSAATESPEQRMLEKRSKVIEELLQTERDYIRDLEMCVERIMVPLQQAQMQNIDFEGLFGNIHVVISFSKQLLSTLEASDAIGPVFLAQREELENVYRVYCQNHDEAIALLETYEKDEKMQKLLLDLLDSLRGCTNYINLGSFLIKPVQRVMRYPLLLMELLSATPEAHPDKAPLTAAVLAVKEINVNINEYKRRKDLVLKYRKGDEDSLMEKISKLNFHSIIKKSNRVSSHLKHLTGFAPQLKDEAFEETEKNFRMQERLIKSFIRDLSLYLQHVRESACMKALAAVSMWDLCTEKGSGDLDQFQKVNRLISDQLFSNFKERTERLVSSPLNQLLSMFAGPHKLVQKRFDKLLDFHNCTERAEKLKDKRTLDELQSARNNYEALNAQLLDELPKFLRFAKELFASCVRGYAEAHCDFVRLALEELRPLLSLLKVSGREGNLIAVFQDEHSRVLQQLQGFTFFPESQAAPKKPFERKSVERQSARRQPLVGLPSYLLQSDDIRAALLARYPPDSLFQADRNFNAAQDLDVSLLEGDIVGVIKKKDPMGSQNRWLIDNGVTKGFVYSSFLKPYNPRRSQSDVSVGSHSSNESEHSSSSPQSNTTLTFSPTGAAVTFTQKPLQDLVSPADPYQSPQHPSEMDSPSLPQLGSGDRTAPLEASTVTSQRRYSRPELGCSPGSRNGHPAKAHLRPAPSVEDRDSGLESSESEGNQVYYALYTFKGRNANELSVSANQRLRILQFEDITGNREWWLAEAHGKQGYVPSSYIRKTEYT; this is encoded by the exons ATGGAGGCTGGCTCCGTGGTACGAGCAGTCTTTGATTTCTGTCCCAGCGTCTCTGAAGAGCTGCCCCTCTTCGTGGGAGATGTCATCGAGGTACTGGCCGTGGTGGATGAGTTCTGGCTCCTCGGCAAGAAGGAAGGTGTCACAG GGCAGTTTCCTAGCAGCTTTGTGGAACCTGTGGATATTCCCCCTttgaagcagggagaaaaactgTTTGTTTGTACCAGTGACTTCACATCTCAAGAGCCAGGGAGCTTGTCATTGCAGAGAG GAGATCTGGTGATCCTGGGAGGGTCCCTGGCCTCCAGCTGGCTCCAGGGCCGAAGCAGCTGGGGTTCCAAGggctttttcccctcatcaTGTGTGCGGGAGCTGTGCCTTTCAGTTCGGAGCCGTCAGCTGTCCCAGAGCGCTCTCTTGGAGGTGCCTGCCTACTCACTGGGCCAAGCCCGGGCCCTGATGGACCTCTCTGCTCAGCTGGAGGAGGAACTGGACTTCAGGGAAGGGGATGTGATCAACATTGTTGGTGTCCCAGAACCTGGCTGGTTTGAAGGTGAGCTCAGAGGCCACAGGGGCATCTTCCCAGAGGGTTTTGTGGAACTGCTTACTCCTTTGCGAACATCAGGAACCTCAGTGGATCCAGAGCCCACAGGGACTTGTGACACCAATGGGACAGTGGAGATGCCccccaaggaggaggaggaggagccagGGAGCACTTACGGTGTTGCCCTCTATCAGTTCCAAGCCCTGGAGTCCAAGGAACTGGATTTTGATGTGGGTGACAGGATTCGGATCATAGGCATTCTGGAGGATGGCTGGCTGGAGGGGGAGCTGAGGGGGAAACGTGGCATCTTTCCACACAGATTTGTGAGGCTGGAAGCGTCTGAGGCTTGCAGGGAAAAGGCAGGTGCTGGGGATCCCCAAGGTGGAGGCAGCTGTGGAGTGACCATCCATCAAGACTCGGAAAGCACCTGCTCCAAAGCTCTTCCTTTGCCAGGGAAAGATGGCAGGGACAAGGAGGGTGGCTCGGCTGCACACCCTGAGCCTGACGCCATTTTGTCTCACAAGGCAGGGATGTCAGAGGGTCCTCTTGGCACTGACTTGAGACAGCATCAGGCCTTTCCCAGCACAGGACACCAAGAGCCATGTCCCAAAGGCACAGCGGACTCCATCCCCTTTGACCGCACGAAGACGGTCAATGGCGTTCTCCCCTCTGCTCACCTGCCTCCCCAACAGGGCAACAGGCCTGGCCAAGCCAATGAGTTGGAGCCTGGGGGGACTGTTTCAGCCTCCCCAGGAAACTCAGAAACTCACACCCTGCCTGAGCATGATGGAGACAGTCCCACTGTACCCTCGCAGGCACCCTACTCCCCCCGAGATCCTTGCAGGAGCCAGATGATTTCTTCTCCTAACAGTTGGGCAGCATCCGAGCCCCAGGAGAGCCAGAGCAGTGCCCAGGACCTGGATGATTGGGTGGATGGTCAACAGGAGAAGTCCAAACCCTGTTCCTCCAGCTTGGGACCTGCCCAGGTGGGCTTGGACACatgggctgggagctggggggaaTGCTGCCCCCTCACAGTGCCGGGGGACAGCTGCACAGACCTCGACTCCAAACTGACAGAACAGCTGGCACAGTTTGAGAAGAGTCTGTCGAGTACCGGCTCTGAGCAAGACAAGGTCTCCCGCCACTTCTCTATCTTGGACTACAGCTCTGAGAAGGACATTGTCCGTGGGTCTCCTGAGTGTGTCCCCCAAGCCAGGCAGCCAGAGAGGAGGAAGGCCCTGAGGCCACCTCCTCCTCGGCCCAGCAGCCTTGCAACAACCCCTGTGCACACGCTGGGTGGCCAGCTGCCCAAAGGCAGATCTCTGTCCTTCTCGGTCAAGCCCTCCCGGCCTGCGCCCCGGCCTCCTTCAAGCAACCAGCGGAAAAACGTGGCCCCTGTGCAGCTTCAGCCCAGCACTCAGGAGCAGCGGGTGGAGGAGGGACGTGAGGACTTGACACAGGCAGGATCAGCTTCCCCCCACTCCATTCTGCTGACAAGGATTGGAGAGGTAGAGCGAGACCTGGAGGCTTACGGCAAGACCCGCGCTGAGCTAAGCCTgatgctggaggagcagcaggatgAGCTGGTGAGAGCAGAGACCCTGGAAAACCTTGATTTCTGTGACTCCAACATTGAGAGCCTCAGCgtggagctgcaggagctgagaG AGATGACTCTCCTGTCCTCCCAGACACCATCCCTGGAGACCTCCTCGGCTGCCACTGAGAGCCCAGAGCAAAGGATGCTGGAGAAGAGGTCCAAGGTTATTGAGGAACTGCTCCAGACAGAGCGGGACTATATCCGAGACCTGGAGATGTGCGTGGAGAGGATCATGGTGCCCCTGCAACAGGCACAG ATGCAGAACATAGACTTTGAGGGTCTTTTTGGAAACATCCACGTGGTAATTAGCTTCTCCAAGCAGCTGCTGTCCACCTTGGAGGCTTCAGATGCCATCG GGCCAGTGTTCCTGGCACAGCGTGAAGAGCTGGAGAATGTCTACAGGGTGTATTGCCAGAACCATGATGAGGCCATTGCACTGCTGGAAACCTATGAGAAGGATGAGAAGATGCAGAAACTACTCCTGGATCTGCTGGATAGCCTCAG GGGCTGCACAAACTACATTAACCTGGGCTCCTTCCTCATCAAGCCGGTGCAAAGGGTGATGAGGTACCCACTGCTGCTGATGGAGCTACTGAGTGCCACACCCGAGGCTCACCCTGACAAGGCACCACTCACAGCTGCTGTCCTCGCAGTCAAAGAAATCAACGTCAACATCAACGAATACAAGCGCCGGAAGGACCTGG TGCTAAAGTACCGGAAAGGGGATGAGGATAGCCTCATGGAGAAGATCTCCAAGCTCAACTTCCACTCTATCATCAAGAAATCCAACCGTGTGAGCAGCCACCTCAAGCATCTCACAGGCTTTGCACCCCAG CTGAAGGATGAAGCCTTtgaagagacagagaagaatTTCCGGATGCAGGAGCGGCTGATCAAGTCCTTTATCCGGGACCTTTCCCTCTACCTGCAGCACGTTCGA GAGTCGGCTTGCATGAAGGCGCTGGCAGCAGTGAGCATGTGGGACCTGTGCACAGAGAAGGGCAGTGGGGACTTGGACCAGTTCCAGAAAGTGAATCGGCTCATCAGTGACCAGCTCTTCTCCAACTTC AAAGAACGAACGGAGCGACTGGTGAGCTCGCCCCTGAACCAGCTGCTGAGCATGTTTGCAGGGCCCCACAAGCTGGTGCAGAAACGCTTTGACAAGCTCCTCGACTTCCACAACTGCACAGAGCGAGCGGAGAAGCTGAAGGACAAGCGAACGCTGGACGAGCTGCAGTCAGCCCGCAACAACTACGAGGCCCTCAATGCCCAGCTGCTGGACGAGCTGCCCAAGTTCCTGCGCTTTGCCAAGGAGCTGTTTGCCAGCTGTGTGCGGGGCTATGCCGAGGCACACTGCGACTTTGTGCGCCTGGCCCTGGAGGAGCTGAGACCCCTGTTGTCG TTGCTGAAGGTGTCGGGCAGGGAGGGGAACCTCATTGCCGTCTTCCAGGATGAGCACAGTCGagtcctccagcagctccagggctTCACCTTCTTCCCAGAGTCCCAGGCAGCTCCCAAGAAGCCTTTTGAAAGGAAGAGTGTGGAGCGGCAGTCCGCCCGGCGGCAGCCCCTTGTTGGCTTG CCTAGCTACCTCCTGCAGTCAGATGACATTCGAGCTGCCCTCCTGGCCCGCTATCCCCCAGACAGTCTCTTCCAGGCAGACCGCAATTTCAATGCTGCCCAAGACCTGGATGTCTCACTGCTGGAAGGAGACATTGTGGGTGTCATCAAGAAGAAGGACCCCATGGGCAGCCAGAATCGCTGGCTCATAGACAACGGGG tgaCCAAGGGCTTTGTGTACAGCTCCTTTCTGAAGCCCTACAACCCACGCCGTAGCCAGTCAGATGTCTCTGTGGGCAGCCACTCTTCTAACGAGTCggagcacagcagctcctctccccaaaGCAACACCACGCTGACCTTCAGTCCCACCGGGGCGGCTGTCACCTTCACTCAGAAACCCCTGCAGGACTTGGTCTCCCCAGCAGACCCATACCAGTCCCCGCAGCACCCCTCAGAGATGGactctccctctctgccccagCTTGGCTCTGGTGACAGGACAGCCCCGCTGGAGGCTAGTACAGTGACGTCTCAGCGCCGCTACAGCCGCCCCgagctgggctgcagccctggctctCGCAATGGGCACCCTGCCAAAGCGCATCTCAGGCCTGCGCCCTCGGTGGAGGACAGAGACTCTGGGCTGGAGAGCAGTGAGTCAGAGGGCAACCAG GTCTATTACGCTCTCTACACTTTCAAAGGCCGCAACGCCAACGAGCTGAGTGTGTCAGCTAACCAGAGACTCAGGATCCTGCAGTTTGAGGACATCACGGGCAATCGGGAGTGGTGGCTGGCCGAGGCGCACGGGAAGCAGGGCTATGTGCCCTCCAGTTACATCCGGAAGACAGAGTACACGTGA